The following coding sequences lie in one Lysobacter capsici genomic window:
- a CDS encoding RNA polymerase sigma factor, producing MSSFAIDVPETLLARARSGEGAAFEQIYRWFERPVFTLAMRIAGDREEATDVLQETMLKVLTRIGDFRGHGDGSGTPFWGWLRQIAVNEALMRLRSQRRHEHAIEPNDEHLADDRLPPPPAAADAAALGRALAQLPAPTRSVLWLYHAEGYTHEEIATLMQRTPSFSKSQLARGSRRLRLLLEPEQAHA from the coding sequence GTGTCGAGCTTCGCCATCGACGTCCCGGAGACGTTGCTGGCGCGCGCGCGCAGCGGCGAAGGCGCGGCGTTCGAGCAGATCTACCGCTGGTTCGAACGACCGGTGTTCACCCTGGCGATGCGGATCGCCGGCGATCGCGAGGAAGCCACCGACGTGCTGCAGGAGACCATGTTGAAAGTGCTCACGCGGATCGGCGACTTCCGCGGCCACGGCGACGGCAGCGGCACGCCGTTCTGGGGCTGGTTGCGCCAGATCGCGGTCAACGAGGCGCTGATGCGGCTGCGCAGCCAGCGCCGCCACGAGCATGCGATCGAACCCAACGACGAACACCTGGCCGACGACCGCCTGCCGCCGCCACCCGCGGCAGCCGACGCCGCCGCGCTCGGCCGCGCCCTGGCCCAGTTGCCGGCGCCGACCCGCAGCGTGCTGTGGCTGTACCACGCCGAGGGCTATACCCATGAGGAGATCGCGACGTTGATGCAACGCACGCCGAGCTTCTCCAAATCGCAACTCGCGCGCGGCTCGCGCCGCCTGCGCCTGTTGCTGGAACCGGAGCAGGCCCATGCCTGA